The nucleotide sequence GCAGCGCAGCGCGACGCAGCCCAGAGCTTCGGCGAGTTTGACGAAGTCAGGGGTGCGTGTTCCGGCAGGTGCCGTGTGGGAGCGTTCGCTGTCAGGGGCCGAGTGCAGGGTGGAGGCCGAGTAGCGCTGGTTGTAGAGCATGTTCTGTTGCTGACGGACCATGCCGAGGGCACCGTTGTTGACGACGGCGACCTTGATCGGAATGTTGTTGAGGGCGCAGGTGGCGAGTTCCTGATTGGTCATCTGGAAGCATCCGTCCCCGTCGATGGCCCAGACGGTGCTGTCGGGTTGTGCGACCTTGGCGCCCATGGCGGCGGGGACGGCGTAGCCCATGGTTCCGGCGCCCCCTGAGTTCAGCCAGGTGCCGGGCTCTTCGTGGGGGAGGAATTGCGCGGCCCACATCTGGTGCTGGCCGACTCCCGAGGTGAAGATCGTGTTCGCAGGGGCAAGCTGACCGACGCGCTCGATGACCTGCTGCGGGGAGAGGCTGTTGTCGGCAGGGCGGTCGTAGGCGATCGGATAGGACGCGCGCCAGCGGTCCAGCTCCTGCCACCAAGCGGCGTAGCCGGACTTCGCACCGGCGCCGGCCTGGCCTTCCGCGAGCAGAGGGCGGATGGTGCGGGCCAGATCGTCGATGGCGGTGCGGGCGTCGCTGACGACGGACACGTCGACACGCCGGTTCTTGCCGATCTCGGCGGGGTCGATGTCGACGTGCACGACCTTGGCGTGCGGGGCGAACGTGTCCACCCTGCCGGTGACCCGGTCGTCGAAGCGTGCGCCCAGGGCCACGATCAGGTCGGCTTTCTGCAGTGCGGCGACGGCCGTGACCGATCCGTGCATGCCGGGCATTCCCACGTGCTGGCGGTGACTGCCGGGGAAGGCGCCCAGCGCCATCAGTGTGGTGGTGACGGGGGCACCGGTCAGCTCGGCGAGTTCCCTCAGTTCGGCGGTGGCGCCGGCCTTGAGGACGCCGCCACCGACGTACAGCACCGGACGCTCGGACCGGGTGATCAGCCGCGCTGCTTCCCGGATCTGCTTCCCGTGGGCACGCGACACCGGCGGGGCGTCGGGGGCGAGCGGTGGCACGGCGAACACGGTGTCCGCCTGGAGAGCGTCCTTGGCGATGTCCACCAGGACCGGGCCGGGCCGCCCGGTGGAGGCGAGTTGGAACGCCTCGGAGACGACCCGTGCGATGTCGGCCGGATCGGTCACGAGATAGCTGTGTTTGGTGATCGGCATCGTGATGCCGACGATGTCCGCCTCCTGGAAGGCGTCCGTACCGATGAGCTGGGTGGGCACCTGGCCGGTGATCGCGACCAAGGGCACGGAGTCCATGTAGGCGTCGAGCAGCGGGGTGACCAGGTTGGTGGCGCCCGGCCCGGACGTGACGATGCACACCCCGACCCTGCCGGTGGCCTGCGCGTAGCCGGTCGCGGCATGGCCCGCGCCCTGCTCGTGGCGGACCAGGATGTGTCGCAGGCGCCGGGAGTCCAGCAGAGGATCGTAGGCGGGCAGGATCGCCCCGCCCGGGATCCCGAAAAGGACTTCCGCACCGCATTCTTCCAACGAGCGGATCAGCGACTGCGCGCCCGTGACGCGCTCGCCCGAAGACGCGGTTGACGCGGTGGACGTGGTGTTGGCGGTCTGCTGCGGTGTGTCGCGCAGGTAAGGCTGCGGGAGCCGAGGTTCAAAGGCCTGCTCGGTCATCGGCATTCTCTCTGTTCACTGCGGAGGGCGTAGGGGGACGCGGTACCGGCGCGTGGCTGCCGCGAAACGCTGTGGTCGCGGGCGGCAACAAAAAAACCCCTCGTGCCGGTGGGCGACCGAGGGGAGCGCGTCGGGCGGTGACCGTAGTTCAAAAGGTCCCGGCTTCGGCCGACGCGCTATCCAAGTACGAGAATGCGGGTGCGCATGGTGTGGATCCTCATACCTGCCCGTCTGGGCGTCAAGTTGGCGGGACGCCGATCTCACCATGTGAGCGTCAGCTCGTCGTCCGTGGCCGAGCCCGCGGATGTGAGAGCCAGAGGCGTGTCACTTCCCGGCCGGGCTGGGGACTCGGGGAAGGCGTAGCTCGAAGCAGGCCCCGAGGGTCCGGGGGGTGAGGACGAGGGTACCTCCGTGACGGTGGGCCAGGTCGCGGGCGATGGCGAGGCCCAGACCGGTGCCGCCGTGGTCGCGGGAGCGGGCGTCGTCGAGCCGGACGAAGCGCTCGAAGACGCGCTCGGCGTCTTCGGGGGGTACGCCCGGTCCGTCGTCGTGCACCGTGAGGACCACCGAGTCGTCCTGGTTTCGGATGGTCAGCTGGATGCGGTGTGCGGCGTGACGTGCGGCGTTGTCGATGAGGTTGCGCAGCAGCCGTTCGTATTCGTCGAGGGTTCCGAGTGCGTGGGCGGGGGCGGTGCTGTCGCAGGTGAGGGTCAACGGTCTTTCGGTGAGGGGGTAATGCTCGGTCAGCCGGAAGGCGAGGGCTGTCAGGTCGACGGTTTCGGGGCTGGCTGTGGTGGTGCGGGTGTCGAGGCGGGCGAGGAGCAGCAGGTCTTCGGCGAGTGCTTGGAGGCGGCGGGTCTGTCGTGCGGCGGTGCCGGCCGCTGCGGGCCAGTCGGTGCGTTCCGGGTAGGCGAGCGCGACCTCCAGACTGGCCAGCAGTGTGGTGAGGGGGCTGCGTAGTTCGTGGGCGGCGTCCGCGACGAAGCGGCGTTGCTGGGCGGCGGCGTTGTCGAGGCGTTCGAGGGTGGTGTTGATGGTGGTGGCCAGGGCGGTGATCTCGTGTCCCGTGGCGGGGACGGTGACGCGTTCACGGGGGTCGGTCGCGGTGACCGACGCGGTGAGGACGCGGATGGCTTCGACCGGTCGCAGCGCGATCCGGACGGCGAAGTAGGCGACGGCGCCGATCAGTACGAGGCCGACGAGCCCGGCCCGCAACAGCACGCGATCGGTGACCTCGGTGATTTCCTTGGCTGTGTGCGGGAGCACCACCACATAGACCCGCAGGTTGGCGTCGGCGGCGACGCCCAGAGCGGCTCTTTCTTCGCCGCTGAGTTGTCCGGGCACGATATCGGCGGTCATGACCTGCTGGGTCCCGCCAGGCATATCAAATTTGTCCCTCGGGTTGTAGTTGCGGTTCACAGGTATGCGGACGGTGTCGGGCGGGTACAGCGCGGCCTCCCCGGTCGGCGGGGCGGGCATCACGTGATGGGTGTCCGGATAGGCGTCACGCAGAGCCCCGCCGGAAGCGACAGCGGTGCGTCGGCCGGAGGCGACGACCTCGAACGGCACGGTGTTTATGGAGACGGGAATCACACCCTGTTCCAGCTGCTCGCAGAGAGCCCAGAGCTGGGACCGGGCTTGTTCTTCGGTGATCTGCGTGCCCCTGTGGTAGACGTCGCCGTGTACCCACCAGCCGATGCCGACCAGGATGACGGCGGCGGTCGAGGCGACGGCCAAGGCCGTGCGGGACCGCACCGAACGCGGCCACCAGCGGCGTCGCGGCTCAGTCGCGTTCACGGTCGTCCACCAGTCGGTAACCGATCCCCCGTACGGTCTGCAGGGACTGCCGGTCGAACGCGGCGTCCACCTTCTTGCGGAGGGCGCTGACGCGCGCCTCCACCAGGTTGGGATCCAGGGCTTCGTCCGGCCACGCGTGATAGAGCAAATCCGACTTGGAGACCGCCTGGCCCGCCCGGCGGGCCAGCAGCTCCAGCACGGCGAACTCCCGCGGCGTCAGTACCACCCGGGCCCCGGCCCGGTGGCAGACGCGGCCGGCGACATCCAACGACAGGTCGCCCACGGCAAGGACGGGCGGGGCGACCGTGGCGGCTCGTCTGACCAGAGCCCGCAGCCGTGCGACGAGCACCATGTAGGAGAAGGGTTTGGCCAGGTAGTCGTCGGCCCCCGTGTCCAGCGCCTCTGCCTGGTCCCAGTCCCCGTCCTTGGCGGTGAGTACGAGGATGGGCGTCGCGTTGCCTTCCCGGCGCAACTGGGCGCAGACCTTGTAGCCGTTGAGTCCGGGCAGCATCAAGTCCAGTACGACAAGGGCGTATTCGCCGGTCCTGGCCATCCACAGCCCCTGCCGTCCGTCATGGGCGAGATCGACGCTGTAGCCCTCCGCTGTCAGACCGGTGTGCAGTGTGTGAGCAAGGTCCACCTCGTCTTCGACCACCAGGATGCGCATGCCGAGAGCCTTGCACAACGCCGGGGCGCCTTCCTGACCGGCCGGTCAGGTTGGGTCAGCGTCCGGTCAACGAGGTCCGGGCACGCTGGCGGGATCCTTCGCCGCTGCTGAAAGGCCCTGTCCGCCGATGTCCCTTGCTGAACGTGCCCCTGCCGGGGCCGGGACGGTTTCCCCTCCCGCACCCGCCCGTCGACAACCACCGAGGCGGACCAAGGCCGTTGTCGTCATCGCGCCCTTGTCGCTGGCCCTCGCCCTGGGGCTCTGGGGTGTCCGCAGGAAGAACACCATGTGGGGAGACGAGTCCGTCACCTACCAACTCGCGCACCGCGACCTGTCGCAGATATGGCTTACCACGCAGCATGTCGATCTGGTCCATGCCCTCCATTACGCCGTGATGCATGAGATCTTCGGTCTCTTCGGCGGCGGGCTGCTGACGTTGCGGCTGCCGTCCGTACTGGCAATGGCCGCGGCGGCGGGCGGAGTCGGGCTGCTGGGGCTACGCCTGGCGGGACCCCGCGCCGGACTGCTGGCCGGTCTGGTTTTCCCGCTCCTCCCCCAGGTACAGAAGTACGCGCAGGAGGGGCGCTCCTACGCCGTGGTCTGCGCCCTGGTCACCTGGGCCACGTACGCGCTCGTCGTCAGCGTCCCGCAGCGCGCCCGATGGCGGTGGGCGGTCTACGGCTCCACCATGCTGTTGGCTTGCCTGTTCCACGAGTTCGCGGTTCTCGCCCTGGTGGCACACGGCGTCACACTGGTCGTCTCGCGTGTTCCACGACCGGTGCTGAGGGCGTGGAGTGTGACTGCCGCGGGCGTGGTGGCCGGGCTGTTGCCGCTGGCGATCCGTAGTGCGGGACAGTCGGGGCAGCTGTCCTGGATCGAGGCACCGGTGCGGCTTCCCGGTTTCCTGGCCGTGGCGGCCATGGGCGTGGTGTGTGCCCTGGCGCCCGTGCGGATGAGGGGGCCCGTGCGGCTTTCCGCGCTGGCTGTGCCGATCGTTGTGCTTCCGTGCCTTCTGCTACTGACCGCCTCGCTGGTCAAGCCCCTTTTCGTCGACCGGTATGTGCTCTACAGCAACATCGGCATCGCCTTGCTGCTGGGCGCCGGCATGGATTACGTCCACCGGCTGCGGCGGTCTTCCCGCAACGCGTGGATCGCGCCGGTCGCCGCACTTTCCGCGGTCGCCGTACTGACCGCGCTCGTCCCGACGAGCCTTGCGCTGAGGACGCCCCGGAGCCGGAGCAACGACGTCACCGCCATCGGCGCCACCGTACGCAAGGAAGGCCGTCCCGGCGACGGGCTGCTCTATCTCTCGGCCCAGTACCGGGCCTGGACCGCGGCCAACCCCGAGGACACCCGTCTCCTGACGGATCTGGCCCTGGCACGGGACCCCGTTTCGTCGAACACACTTGGGGGTGTCGAGCTTCCCGCCCAAGCCATAGCGGCACGCATGCTGGACTTCGACCGAATCGTCGCGGTCCGCGCCCCGGCCGGCGCGCACTCACCGACCGACCCGCAGGAGCAAGCGAAAACAAGCACCTTGCGGCGCCACTTCCGCCCGTACGGAACAACCCGAGTCAACGGGGCGCGAGTCACCGTCTATGTCCGGGCCCATGATCCGTCACCGCGGCTGGACGACGAGGTGATCACGGCTGGTGCCGACGCGGCCGGCAGCACCGGCGTCACGCTGCCTCGACCTGGAAGCCGGTGACGCTCCCGCCAGCGGCGGATAATGCAGTCCATGTTGATGCTTGCGGAACAGAGCGGACCTGGCCCCGGTCCGTTCCTGCTGATCTGGGGAGTGTTCGCACTCGTAGGCGGAGGAGCACTCGCGACCAAGAAGGTGTCTGCGCGCTTCCGTTCCTTTGTCGTCGAAGGACTTGCGCAAAAGGCAGAGCAGCAGGCCAGGGCGCGATCCGTGCGCCCGGGTCTCCTCCGTGCCCTGGGCGGTTTCTTCGCAGTGAGCGGCATGATCGCGCTGCCGCTGTCCATCGCCATGATGGCCCGAAGCTGAGGCCCTTGGTGGTGCCCCAGGAGGATGCGTCTCCGAGCGAGCTACGAAAGCCCCGCCGCCCATCAGGGCACCGTGGCCGGCGACGGGACCCTGCAGATCCTGGGCAAGTGCGTCGACGCCACCGGCAACGACGGTCCGGGGGGCCGGCGCCCCCGGCAGCCCGCGCGTACACGTGTGGGGCCCGCCCCGACCGGGGCGGGCCGGGCTGCCGGGGGCTCGCTGGATGGCGGGTCAGGTCAGGTCAGTGTGACGGTGGCTCTGCCGGCCGGATCAGCGGCCGGCGGCGGGACCGCCGCGGCCGCGTTGGACCGGACCGGAGTTCCCGTATCCGCCCCTACGCGTGACCCCTCCACTGTTGTCGTACGAGGTCCCGCTGGACTCCGCATGCGAATCGCCGTGACCGGGGTCCTGGTTGCCGCCTCCCTGGTTGCTGTGCGTGTTGCTGTAGACGACGTTGGCGGGGTTGACGGGGTAGGCCTGCGGCGTCGGGTACGAGAAGTTCGGTGCTGCGTCTTGCTGCTGCCCGTACGTGTTGTGGCCGGTAGGAGCGGGCAGCGTGCTGCTGGCGGGCATCGTGGTCAGTGGTGTGCTGAAGGGGAGGCTCGACTCTTCGGCCTGCCGCTGCGTCGTCGTGGCCCCCGTCGCAAGCGCACCGGTGGCTGTGCCGACGTTGTGCAACCCCTGGTACAGCAGAGCCTGGTTCGCCTCGGTGTTGGGGAGGTAGCTGAGGCCGGCACCGACCGCCGTGCCGGTCTGGATACCCGCCGCGACGGTCCTCAACCAGTCTGCCGCACTGCCGGACTGCACCGCCGACCCTCCGTACCGCACCATGCGCCTGACTGCCGCACCCGCTTCCAGCGTCACGCCGGCGGTGGTGAGTACCGCCCCCAGGACGGGATAGTTCCGCTGAGCCAGCCTGCCCGTCCCCTGGACGATGTGCGGACCGACGATCTCGGCGAAGTCCTTGATTCCTTGTTGGTTCTCCTGCACCCACTGCGTGCCTTGCTTCCATGTTTCTACGGCCCAGTTACCGTCCTCCCCCTGGGTGGCCGCGTGATAGCTTCCCTCCCCCCGCAGGTCGACCCACCTCAGAGCGGTGTCCGGACGCGGATCACGGGTGGGAGCGCGGCTCTCCAGGGTGTCGAGGGTTTGGATGTCCCGTCGGGTTTCCTGGTTCTGCTCCATGAAGTCCCTCAGACCTTGGATGCCAAGGTAGCTGTCGACGGAACTGGTGGAGTCGTCACTGCCCGATCCTGTGCCTTCTTGCATCTTGCGGTCCTTTCGCGGAACACGAGGCTTACTTGCAAGAAGCACAACGGAACCAGAACTTGGACGGTTCAGTGGACCTTGGGACAAATCGGCCTGAGGACTGCGTCCCCGGGTCGGCGCATGAGGTGTCGGTGATCCTCCGCCCTTCCTCAGCCCGCCGTGAACGCCCAGCTGCCGGAGCCCACTTGGAAGGAGACGGACCGCTCCGTGCTGTGGACCCGCCGGGCTCCGGCCGGTGTTCGGACCGGGTCCCCCTCGGCGAGAAGCGGGACCCGGACCACCGCGCGGCTGTTGGCGGGGACAACGACCGTCAGTCGCAGCCCCGTTCCCGTCCGGCGCCATGTGCTGGCGACCCGGCCCCGCACGGTGTCCTGCGTGGCCGAGACATGGTCGAGGCCGGCGGGCACGACCGGTGCGACGGTGATGTCGCGGTATCCCGGACCGGTGGGCCGGATTCCCGCGAGCACGGTGTAGAGGGAGGAGTTGATGCCCGCGAACATGGCGTGGTCGTGCGTCTCCATCGACGAGCTGTACAGCCACTGCTCCCAGCTCGTGGTGGCGCCGTGGGCCAGTTCGAAGCCGAAGCCGGGGTACGTCCGCTGGTTCAGCATCGTCATCGCGAGGTCGGCACGGCCGATACGGGCCAGCGCGTCGACCAGGTAGCGCGTGCCGAAGATGCCGGTGTCCAGGTGGCTGTCGTCGTGGTCGACGACGGTGCGTACGAGCTGGTCGCCGACCGCCCGTACGCGGTTCTCCGGCACGAGACCGAGAGCCAGCGGCAGGATGCTCGTCACCTGGCGCCCGCTGCCGTAGGTGTCGCCGGCGGCGTTCAGGAAGTGGGTGTTGAACGCGTCCTTGATGTCGGCGGCCAGGGAGGTGAAGTGCCGGGCGTCCGTCGCGAAGCCGAGCGCGTCGGCCGCCTGCGCGGTGGCGCGGGCCTGGTCGTAGGAGAGTGCGGTGTTGACGAGAGACACCTCGCTGAAGCACTCGCCCGCGTCGGGTCCGCCCATGCCGTCGTTGGCTTCCGGCCTGTGGTCGGGCGGGCACCAGTCCCCGAAGCCCTTGTCGTCGGGCCAGATCAGTCCGGGGGCTTCGGCGGCGTTGCGGTCCACGAACCGCTTCATGTCCGGGTACGCGCTCTCCAGGGCGTCGCGGTCGCCGTAGTTCTCGTACAGCGTCCAGGCGAGGGAGACCTGGCCGCCCGCCATGTCGGGGTACTGCGACTTGACGTCGTCGGAGGGCAGCGCGGTTCCCGGTGGCATGTCCTTGAGGTAGTTGGCGTAGAAGGCGTCCATGCCGAACTCCCGGGTGGACGCGTCCCGGTAGGCCTGTACGTCCATCGCGGGAGGGGTGCGTTCGTCCCGTACCGGGGTGTCCGTGGGTGTGCTCATCGAGTTGTTCAGAATGCTCCAGCGGTTGTTGCGCCAGACGCTGTTGAGCAGATCGCTGGAGGAGTCGAACGATCCGGTGGACTCGACATCCGCGTGCACGACGCGGGCCCGTACGTCGTCGGCGCGCGGGGTGCCCGGGTATCCGGTGACCTCCAGGTAGCGGAAGCCGTGGTAGGTGAAGCGGGGTTCGTACGTCTCGCGCCCCGCGCTGCCTGCCAGCGTGAACGTGTCGGTGGCCGCGGCGTCGCGGTTGGTGGCCGTGTCCAGCGTGCCGTCGTCCTTGAGCTCCTCGGCGGTGCGCATCGTGATGCGCGTGCCGGCCGCGCCATGGGCGCCTATCCGGGCCCAGCCGGCGATGTTCTGCCCGAAGTCGTAGAGGTAGGTGCCGGGCTGGGGCTGGGTGACCTTGACCGGTACGAGGGTGTCCGTCACCCGGACCGGCGGCATGGTGTTGGCGTGCAGGTCCCCCTTGGGGGCGTCGGCCGCCGCCGCTTCCTTCCAGGCGTGGTCGTCGAAGTCCGGCTTGTCCCAGCCGGGTTGCTCCTTGCGTGCGTCGTAGGACTCGCCGTCGTACAGGTCGTCCGCGGTGATCGGCCCGTCCGACCACCGCCAGGACGGATCGGTGGTGACCGTGGCGTGCGTGCCGTCGGTGTACGTGATGTCCAGCATCATGATGGCCTGCCGCGGGCCCAACCAGCGGAAGCCGTAGGGGTTGTAGCCCTCTCCGTAGCCGTGGCCGAGCCACAGGCCCACGGTGTTGTCGCCCCGGTGCAGCGCCTTGGTGACGTCATAGGTGTCGTACAGCACCCGGCGGTCGTAGGGCGTGGCGCCCGGGGCGAGGACGTGGTCGCCCACCTTGGCGCCGTTCAGGTGCAGTTCGTCGACGCCCAGACCCGAAACGTAGGCCCGAGCCTGCGCCACCGGCTTTCCCAGGGTGAAGTCCTTGCGCAGCAGCGGGGCGCCGGCGTCGGGGTCGGACGCGCCGATCCACCGGGCTCCGCGCCAGTCGGCGGCCGAGGCGAGGGCCGTCTCCCAGTACGAAGGAGCGCTCCAGGCCGAGGAGTTGCCGCGCGTGTCCCAGACGCGGACCTGCCAGTAGTAGCGCTTGCCGGGCGCGAGCGGGCGACCGCCGTAGGGCACGCCGACGGATTCGGCTGACGGTTGCCGTCCGCTGTCCCAGACGTTCGCGGCGCCGTGGTCCAGTTTTTCCGCGGATGACGCTACGCGGACCTGGTAGGCGCTCTGTTCCGTGTCGCGCTCGTCCGAGCCCAGCTGCCAGCCGAGTCTCGGACGCGCGGTCTCGACGCCGAGGGGGCGCGTCCTGCCGTCGGCGGAGACTCCGGTGACGCGCAGCCCCGTGTGCGCCGAGGCGGGGGACGCTCCGGTGAAGAGTGCCGAGGCGAGCAGCGCGATCGCACAGAGGGGGGCGGCCACGGCGGCGGTGAGGGACGGTGTGCTGGGTCGGAGCACGATGCGGGCCCTTCGCGAGGCATCGCCCGCAGCTCCGCCACGGCGATGGATGGAACGTTTCAACGTCCGCCAGTTATAGCAAGCCGACCGAAGCTCCAGAACCCCCTGAACCAAAAAACAACAGAATCTGACGTCGTCATTGTGGGGATTGTGTTCATTCTCTAGGGTGGGCGCGGCCCGTCAGGTGTTCTCCGCCCCCCACCCGTTGCATATCTCGGCACACGAGGAAGGCCCCCGCCATGGCGCTCTCGCACCCGAACCCCTCCCCGAACCCGAGTCCGCACTCCCCCCGCGGTTACGTGAGCCGCCGTCGCCTGCTCGAAGCGAGCGCCGCCGTCCTCGGCGGGCTCGCCCTGTCCGGCGCGCTGCCCGGCGCCGGCCGGGCGTTCGCCGCCGGAGCCACCGGCACCGCCGCCGGCGTCCAGGCCTCCGGCGACGAGTGGAACGGGCACATCGACGTCGTCCGGCTCGGCACCGAGCCGCCGCACACCACGCTCATGCCGTACGCGAACCTCAAGCAGGCTCTGGCCGCCGACCGCACCTCGTCCCCGTGGCGTCAAAGTCTCGACGGCGACTGGAAGTTCGCCTATGTGGACCGGCCCGCGGACAAGGACGAGGACTTCTACCGCACCGACCTCGACGACTCCGACTGGGAGACCACCCCGGTCCCGTCGGCCTGGCAGCTGCACGGCCACGACTACCCGATCTACATCAACATCACCTACCCGTGGTGGGGGCCGAACGGTCTCGGCGAGGACGCGCAGCCGCCGGCGGCGCCGACCCGCTACAACCCCGTCGGCCAGTACCGGCGCTCCTTCACCGTGTCGAAGGGCTGGGCGGACCGCCGTACGTTCCTGCACTTCGAGGGCGTCAAGGCCGCCCACTACGTATGGATCAACGGCCAGTTGGCGGGCTACCACGAGGACTCGTACACACCCGCCGAGTACGACATCACCCCGTACCTGAAGGACGGCACCAACCAGATCGCCGTCGAGGTCTACCGCTACTCCGACGGCGACTGGCTCCAGGACCAGGACATGATCCGCCTCAGCGGCATCTTCCGGTCGGTGTACCTGTACTCGACGCCCGGGGTCCACATCCGGGACTTCAAGCTCGACACCCCGCTCGGGGGCGGCTACACCAGCGCCGAACTGTCCGTCACCGCGCACGTACGAGACTACGCGGGCGGCGCCGCCGGGGCGGCCTACACGGTGGAGACGCAGCTGTACGACGCCGACGGGCACGCCGTGTGGGGGCGTCCACTGACCCAGCGGGCCGCGCCGGGCGCCGACGAGGCGACCGTCACGGGCGCCAGGTCCGTACCCTCACCGCGCCTGTGGTCCGCCGAGGATCCGTACCTGTACACCGCCGTCCTGCGACTGCGCGACCCCGCAGGCAAGATCGTGGAGACGCTTTCGCATCGGATCGGTCTGCGCGAGTTCGCGCTCACCGACGGGCTGATGCGGATCAACGGGCAGCCGATCACCTTCCGCGGCACGAACCGTCACGAGATGCACCCGGTCCGCGGCTCGGCTCTCAGCCGCGCCGACCTGGTCGACGACATCACGCTCATCAAGCGGCTGAACATCAACTCGGTCCGCACCTCGCACTATCCCAACAACCCCCTCTGGCTGGAACTGGCCGACGAGTACGGTCTCTATCTCGTCGGTGAGGCCAATCTTGAGACGCACGGCGTCAACGGCCAGTACCCCGGCAGCCACGCCGACTGGACGACCGCGTGCGTGGACCGCGCCCAGAACATGGTCCACCGCGACAAGAACCACGCGAGCGTCGTCATCTGGTCGCTGGGCAACGAGGCAGGCTCCGGCTCCTCCTTCCGCGCCATGCACGAGTGGATCCACTCGTACGACCCGACGCGCGTCATCCAGTACGAGGGCGACAACTCCCCCGGCACCAGCGACATCCGGTCCAAGATGTACGAGTCGCCGAGCAGGATCGAGGAGCGGGCGAAGGACACCTCCGACACCCGGCCCTACGTGATGATCGAGTACGCCCACTCGATGGGGAACTCGACCGGCAACTTCAAGGAGTACTGGGACGTCATCCGCCGTTACGACGTCCTGCAGGGCGGCTGGATCTGGGACTTCGTCGACCAGGCCCTGACCTGGCCGACGCCGGCGCGCACGCTGCTTACGGAGACCGGACCCGCCGGGCTGACGGGTGAAGTCATCAACCCCTCGGGGTCGTTCGACCCCGAGCACGGCGTGAGCGGCGCGACCGTCTTCGCGCGCGACCAGCGGCTCGACGACCTCACCGGCTCGCTCACGCTCGAAGCCTGGATGACCCCGCACGTACGCGGGTTCCACCAGCCGATCCTGGCGAAGGGCGACACCCAGTACGCGCTGAAGCAGTCAGACAACGGCCTGGAGTTCTACATCTACGCGGGCGGCCAGTGGATCGCGGCCAACTGGACCACCCCGGACGACGGCTGGACGGACAAGGAACACCACGTCGCGGGTGTCTACGACGCGGACGCGGGGACACTGACCCTGTACGTGGACGGCGCGGCCAAGGCCACCAAGACAAGCGCCCAGGGGCCCAGCAGCAACACCGCCTCGCTCTCGCTCGCCGGTGAAGTGGAGAACCCGACACGGGAGTTCAGCGGCACGATCCGGGCGGCCCGGGTGTACGCCCGCGCCCTCAAGGCCGCCGAACTCGCCGACGAGAAGCGCGGCCCCGGCGACGACGACGTGCGGTTCTGGTTCGACGCGAAGACAGCGCGGCACGAAGCGAAGAAGGCCCGGACGAAGACCTTCTTCGCCTACGGAGGCGACTGGGGCGACAACCCCAACGACGGTGCGTTCAGCGGCGACGGCATCGTCCTGCCCGACCGGGGACACACCGGCAAGGCGGCCGAGGTCAAACGGATCTACCAGCCGATCACCGCGACCCGCGCGGAGGGCGCCGCGCCCGGCGAGATCACCCTCACCAACGACAACCTGTTCACCAACCTCCGCGCGTACAACGGAATGTGGGAGCTGTCACGCGACGGCGAGACGGTACGGCGCGGCAAGCTCAGCCGCTCCCAGCTCGATGTGGCACCGATGACCGGCAAACGCATCACACTGCCCGTCGAACTGCCGCGCGACCCCGCCCCCGGGACCGAGTACTTCCTCCAGCTGTCCTTCACCACGAAGGAGCGCACACGGTGGGCCGACGAAGGCTTCGAGGTGGCCCGGATCCAGCTGCCCCTCGACGCGGACAGCCCTGAGATCAAGCCGGTGCCGCTGGCGCAGGTGCCGAAGCTGACCCACCGGAGCAGCGACTCCGACGTCACCGTCACCGGACGCGACTTCAAGGTCGTCTTCGACACGTCGACCGGACTCGTCACCTCGTACGAGGCGGCCGGCACGAAGCTCCTCACCTCAGGCCCCGTCCCCAACTTCTGGCGCGCCCCC is from Streptomyces sp. NBC_00370 and encodes:
- a CDS encoding family 78 glycoside hydrolase catalytic domain, which encodes MLRPSTPSLTAAVAAPLCAIALLASALFTGASPASAHTGLRVTGVSADGRTRPLGVETARPRLGWQLGSDERDTEQSAYQVRVASSAEKLDHGAANVWDSGRQPSAESVGVPYGGRPLAPGKRYYWQVRVWDTRGNSSAWSAPSYWETALASAADWRGARWIGASDPDAGAPLLRKDFTLGKPVAQARAYVSGLGVDELHLNGAKVGDHVLAPGATPYDRRVLYDTYDVTKALHRGDNTVGLWLGHGYGEGYNPYGFRWLGPRQAIMMLDITYTDGTHATVTTDPSWRWSDGPITADDLYDGESYDARKEQPGWDKPDFDDHAWKEAAAADAPKGDLHANTMPPVRVTDTLVPVKVTQPQPGTYLYDFGQNIAGWARIGAHGAAGTRITMRTAEELKDDGTLDTATNRDAAATDTFTLAGSAGRETYEPRFTYHGFRYLEVTGYPGTPRADDVRARVVHADVESTGSFDSSSDLLNSVWRNNRWSILNNSMSTPTDTPVRDERTPPAMDVQAYRDASTREFGMDAFYANYLKDMPPGTALPSDDVKSQYPDMAGGQVSLAWTLYENYGDRDALESAYPDMKRFVDRNAAEAPGLIWPDDKGFGDWCPPDHRPEANDGMGGPDAGECFSEVSLVNTALSYDQARATAQAADALGFATDARHFTSLAADIKDAFNTHFLNAAGDTYGSGRQVTSILPLALGLVPENRVRAVGDQLVRTVVDHDDSHLDTGIFGTRYLVDALARIGRADLAMTMLNQRTYPGFGFELAHGATTSWEQWLYSSSMETHDHAMFAGINSSLYTVLAGIRPTGPGYRDITVAPVVPAGLDHVSATQDTVRGRVASTWRRTGTGLRLTVVVPANSRAVVRVPLLAEGDPVRTPAGARRVHSTERSVSFQVGSGSWAFTAG
- a CDS encoding glycoside hydrolase family 2 TIM barrel-domain containing protein is translated as MALSHPNPSPNPSPHSPRGYVSRRRLLEASAAVLGGLALSGALPGAGRAFAAGATGTAAGVQASGDEWNGHIDVVRLGTEPPHTTLMPYANLKQALAADRTSSPWRQSLDGDWKFAYVDRPADKDEDFYRTDLDDSDWETTPVPSAWQLHGHDYPIYINITYPWWGPNGLGEDAQPPAAPTRYNPVGQYRRSFTVSKGWADRRTFLHFEGVKAAHYVWINGQLAGYHEDSYTPAEYDITPYLKDGTNQIAVEVYRYSDGDWLQDQDMIRLSGIFRSVYLYSTPGVHIRDFKLDTPLGGGYTSAELSVTAHVRDYAGGAAGAAYTVETQLYDADGHAVWGRPLTQRAAPGADEATVTGARSVPSPRLWSAEDPYLYTAVLRLRDPAGKIVETLSHRIGLREFALTDGLMRINGQPITFRGTNRHEMHPVRGSALSRADLVDDITLIKRLNINSVRTSHYPNNPLWLELADEYGLYLVGEANLETHGVNGQYPGSHADWTTACVDRAQNMVHRDKNHASVVIWSLGNEAGSGSSFRAMHEWIHSYDPTRVIQYEGDNSPGTSDIRSKMYESPSRIEERAKDTSDTRPYVMIEYAHSMGNSTGNFKEYWDVIRRYDVLQGGWIWDFVDQALTWPTPARTLLTETGPAGLTGEVINPSGSFDPEHGVSGATVFARDQRLDDLTGSLTLEAWMTPHVRGFHQPILAKGDTQYALKQSDNGLEFYIYAGGQWIAANWTTPDDGWTDKEHHVAGVYDADAGTLTLYVDGAAKATKTSAQGPSSNTASLSLAGEVENPTREFSGTIRAARVYARALKAAELADEKRGPGDDDVRFWFDAKTARHEAKKARTKTFFAYGGDWGDNPNDGAFSGDGIVLPDRGHTGKAAEVKRIYQPITATRAEGAAPGEITLTNDNLFTNLRAYNGMWELSRDGETVRRGKLSRSQLDVAPMTGKRITLPVELPRDPAPGTEYFLQLSFTTKERTRWADEGFEVARIQLPLDADSPEIKPVPLAQVPKLTHRSSDSDVTVTGRDFKVVFDTSTGLVTSYEAAGTKLLTSGPVPNFWRAPTDNDRGSGQHTRNQTWRDAGARREVTGVTVRELNGRAVEITVKGTLPTTTASAYTTICTVFGNGEIKVDNTLSPGASTLPYIPEIGTILRLPAALEQLHYYGRGPEENHWDRNDATDVGRWSGTVTEQWSPYLRPQENGNKTDVRWAALTDRHGRGLLVSGDGLLEINASHFTPEDLSVGARHDYQLTPRAEVVLRVNHRQMGIGGDDSWGAQTHDAYKLLADRDYTYTYRLRPLTDVRQATSLSRRPTAVE